The genomic region TCGTGATATGTTCTTCCGCTCGTATGTATTTTGCCGCCCTGAGCAGAACAAATCTTCGTTTCATCGTCAATCTCGTCAATCTTTATGCTGTCGTTATACCGTCTGAAAGAAATATCCGTCATCTTGACTCCTAGATACGCTGCGGACGAGCTTAAGGCGTTTACGTTTACAAAGACGCTGTTCCCGTCGTGTTCTTCCGCATATGAAACCGGACGGCAAAGAGAAATAAGAAGTTCGAGATTTTTCGCGGCAAAATCCGCAAGGCCGTCATAATAGTAATTTTCGTCATGAGTTTCCAAACTGAGCGCTATGCCGGGAATTCCTGCGAGCGCGGCCTGCCTGGCTGCGGCGGCTGTTCCCGAATAAACTATGTCGGTTCCTATGTTCGCGCCTTGATTTATTCCCGAAATTACGGCGTCGGGCACACGCGAAAGAAGCCTTCCTCCCGATCCTGCCGAAAGTATCACGCAGTCGGCAGGAGTTCCCTCATAGCAGTACACGCGGTCTTTTATCTTTGTAAGCTTTAAAGAACGATCCATGGATACGCACTGAGAAACTCCCGAACGGTTTCTGTCGGGAGCAACTACCCAAACCTCATGTTCAAAAGACAATCGCTTTGCCAGAACGCTGAGGCCGTCGCCCGATATACCGTCGTCATTAGTCAAAAGAAGCAGCATATTTTAAATCTTTTATCCTTTAATTTTTTATAATATGAGCTCCGTCCGCCGGAAGTACCGGATATGTGAGCGGATGAAACCCGAATATCCTTTCGTAGTCTTTCAAATACTTTTTAAAAGTCTCTACATCGTCTTTGCGGATTATAGTGTAAAGACAGCGTCCGAACCCCTTTCCCGTTATGCGTCCGCAGGTTACGGGATTTCTTACATCTTCAAGGTTCGGTTCAAGTTCCCCCACGCGCTTTAATATCCAATCTATTTCAGGGCAGGATATCTCATAAAGGTCTCTCATGCTTTCATGGCTGCGGTTTACGGCGCGGGCAAACATTCCGAAATTCTTTTTGGCAATTCCGTCAAGCGCAAGTAGAACGTTATTATGTTCATACATGATGCACAAAAGCCTGCGTCTCATATCTTCGGACACCACTGAAAGAGTTTCGTTTATTTCCGTAGTGTCCGCGCTGTAAGACCAGCCGCCGTGTGCGTTGATTTTTTTTTCTTTAAGTTCCCCTAAAATCAAAGCGTTTCCGGCTTCGATCATCACGTCTTTATCCCAAGTGGAAATTCGCGGAACCCTTGCGTCCGTGAGCATCACGACATGCTCGTTAAAATCGACGGGAATATTCTCGCAGCGTCCCTTTGAATGATCTGTCAAAAGAAGCGTTCCTTTTTTCGAATACAGGGCTGAAAAATTGTCCGCAAGAAAATTTCCCGTGTTAAGGAATAACTTATTGCCTCTTTCGATAACCTGAAGAAGCTGCGGTTCGGAAAAACTAAGCGAAAGAACCGCATTTACCGCCAGCGCCGTTCCGATTTTTATCGCAGTGGTGATGCCGAATCCTGCGGAAGGGAGAATATCGCTGTATATCGTAAAACTAAGGCCCTGAAGGGTTGCGCCCCCAGAAACGAATCCGTATATTATCGCTTTTACGGCGTTGGCCCAGCGGTCTTCTTTTTTGAATTTCAGCGATGTAAGGCTTGTTTTTTTTCGTTCGTTGAGCTGCGGAAAATAAAAATGAAGCGATGAGTCTTCTCGGCGTGAAACGGCTACATAGACGGGCAGATTTACGGCCATCGAAAGAGTTTTATCTCTAAAAAACCAAGAATGTTCGCCTATAAGATGAAAACGTCCGGGAGCACAAACCGTTATATCGGGCAAGACCCCGTATTCGGTTTTGTGTGCGCCGTTTACAAACTCCATAATAAATTTTCCACTATAATATCATTATTGCGTTTTTACAACGTTATAGGATAGAATATACCGTAATGAATCTTTTTTTACAAGTTTTTTGCTCGCTTTTTTCCGCGCTGCTGTGCGCTCTTGCCGTTCCAAATGAATTTTTAACTTTCGGTTCGCCTTTTTTAGGTCTTATCGCTCTCATTCCCCATTATCTTGCCGTTTCAAAAAGCACTTCGTTCAAAAACGCCGTATTTTTAAATGCCTTACAGGTTATGGCTGTACACTTGATTTCAAGTTTTTGGCTTGCAAATTTTAGAGATTTCGCAATATTTACTTTGGGCGCTTCGGCGGCGGGGACGGCCTGTATAGGAGCATTTTTCGGTTGGATTTTATTTTTTCCGTACGCAAAACCGAGCCGTGTTTATGCAAAACCGCGCGGCCTTTATGTAAAAACGCACGCGGCGGAAAGTGTTTTATTAAGACGCGATATAAAAAAAATCTTTTACCCGTCTTTTAGAATTCTTTATTTTTCTGCGGTCTGGGTAGCGTGGGAATGGGTAAAATCCAACGGATTTTTAGGCTATCCGTGGGGAACTCTTTCAATGTGTTTTTATAATGCTAAATGTTTTATACAGATCGCAGATATTTCAGGCGCGTACGGAATAACTTTTCTTGCAGTTCTCTTTTCTTCGGTATGCGCTGAAGGCATTAATCTCATCGGTTCAATAAAAAATTTCCAAAATCCTAAAGAAATTCTCTCGGATTATAAAATGACCGCCTCTCTGTGCGTTTCTTTTTTTGTACTGAGCTTCGCTTACGGGGTTTTTCAGTATTCGAAAAAGCGCACCCCCGTAAAGTTTTTGAACACCGTGATCGTCCAACAAAACATAGATCCTTGGGGCGATACAGACGATTCTTTATCCGTAACTCTGTCAAAAAATCTTTCGGAACAATACATAGAACAGATGCGTGAAAACAGGATTTCGCCCGATCTTGTCGTATGGAGCGAAGCGGTGCTGCGCTGCCCATTTCCGCAAGGACAAAATTATTACAAAAAAGCTCCCGCCGACGAACCTTTGATAAATTTTATCGATCGCATGAACGTACCGTTTTTAGTGGGCGCGCCTTATCTGTTGGACAAAAAAACAAATTCATACGGTAACGCGGCGGTTCTCATAGACGCCGACGGAATTTTTCGCGGTGCATACAGCAAAATTCACCTAGTTCCATTTGCGGAAATAATTCCGTGGGTCGAATTTAAATGGGTGGCCTTTTTGATGGACAGTTTGGTAGGGTTCTCAAGCAGCTGGAAAGCGGGAAATCAATACGTGCTTTTCGACATTCCGGCACATGTAAATCCTGAATATGAGGCTCCTGTGTCCGTCATCTCGCTTACGGAGGAATCAAAAGTCCCCGTAGTGAGAATCGGAACTCCTATATGCTTTGAAGACGCATTTCCTAAAATATGCGGGAATTTTTCCAAAGCCGGATGCGAGCTTTTCATAAATCTTACCGACGATTCGTGGTCGCGCACCGCTTCCGCCGAATATCAGCACTTTGTTATCGCAGCCCTGCGCTCCGTCGAATTTCGTACCCCGATGGTGCGCTCTACGAATTCCGGCTATTCAACCGTCATAGATCCGGCAGGCAGAGTGCTTCAGGACTTACCGCTTTTTACTCCCGCAGCCGCTTCCTGTGCCGTACCCGTATATGAAAAAACGGTAACTATATACGAACGATTCGGCAACTGGCTCGCATATTGCTGCATGATATTCGTATTTTTAAGCCTTTGTTTTGCCGCAAAAGACGGAACGGAAAACAACGGAACGGCGCATTAACTAGGCAGATTTTTTGACGGCCGCCGGATCGGCGCGGTGATCCGACGCAGCACGAACGGCCGTACTTGACGCCGCATGTCAGCACGGCAAAATTGCGCTGCGGATCAGCGCTGTTAATTGTCAACCTATTTAACTTTTTTAATGCCAATTGTAAACTACCGTCACATATGAAAAAGAATTTTGTAATTCCGGTTTTTATTGCGGCATTTGCCGCTCTTATCGGCGCAGGCGCTTTTATAGCAATTCCTGCCGGGGCTACGGTAGTTCCTATCGTAATGCAAAACATGTTCGCCGTTCTTTCAGGCTGTCTGCTCGGAGGGCTTAACGGCGGAGCGGCCGCGCTGCTCTTTGTCCTTGCGGGAACTATGGGACTTCCTGTGTTTTCAGGAGGGCGAGGAGGCGTCGCCCACATACTAGGCCCTACGGGAGGTTTTCTTATAGGCTATATTTTGGCAGCCGCAGTATCGGGCCTGATAGCGGGAAAACCTAAAGTCCTGCAAAAGACCTCCAAGGTCAAATACGTTTTACGCTTGGCCGCCGCAGCCGTATCTGGCTTTGTCGTGCTTTACGTACCCGGCGTCCTATGGTTTATGCACACCCGAAACGCAAGCTTCGCTTCCACTATGGCCGCCTGCGTGCTTCCGTTCATTTTAGGAGATGTAATAAAGTGCATACTAACCGTCTTGTTTTCTTTAAAATTTCGTCCGGTAATCGCCCGATACTTAAACTCGGATGAACGTCCTTAAAAAGTATGCAATTTTCTAACGCTTCGTCTGCACCCAAGCCGTCCGGCGCCAAGCTTGAAGTCTGCAAGCTGAGCAAATATTTTTACATATCGTCGGAAGGTAACGATGTAAAGACCGTCCTCGACGATATTTCGTTTACGCTCGAACAGAGCAGCTGCACGGTAATAGGAGGCGCAAACGGTTCCGGAAAGACAGTCCTTATGTCGATCATTGCAGGCCTTTTAAAACAAAGCTCGGGCGAAGTAACAATTTCATTTTCCGACGGCAAAAAAAGCGACGGTAAAAAAAAATTCGCAGGGATCGTCTTTCAGGACGCGGATTCGCAAATTTTGGGCGAAACCCCCTTGGAAGACGTCATGTACGGAGCCGTAAACTGCGGTCTTTCCAAGCCGGAAGCAAAAAAGGCCGCGTTGGAAGCGTTGGGAAAAGTAGGACTTAGAGACAAAGCCGAGCACCCTGCCAGATTTTTATCAGGCGGGGAAAAACGACGCCTAGCGGTCGCCGGAATTCTTGTGATGGACCGCCCTCTGATAATTTTTGACGAACCCTATGCAAATTTAGACTATGACGGCGTAAAGCAGGTAAATTCTCTTATAGAATTTCTTAAAGGTCAAGGCAAAACTCTCATAATTTTAATGCATGAAATTGAAAAATGCCTCGCCCTCGCCGACCGTTTTATAGTCTTA from Treponema parvum harbors:
- the lnt gene encoding apolipoprotein N-acyltransferase; amino-acid sequence: MNLFLQVFCSLFSALLCALAVPNEFLTFGSPFLGLIALIPHYLAVSKSTSFKNAVFLNALQVMAVHLISSFWLANFRDFAIFTLGASAAGTACIGAFFGWILFFPYAKPSRVYAKPRGLYVKTHAAESVLLRRDIKKIFYPSFRILYFSAVWVAWEWVKSNGFLGYPWGTLSMCFYNAKCFIQIADISGAYGITFLAVLFSSVCAEGINLIGSIKNFQNPKEILSDYKMTASLCVSFFVLSFAYGVFQYSKKRTPVKFLNTVIVQQNIDPWGDTDDSLSVTLSKNLSEQYIEQMRENRISPDLVVWSEAVLRCPFPQGQNYYKKAPADEPLINFIDRMNVPFLVGAPYLLDKKTNSYGNAAVLIDADGIFRGAYSKIHLVPFAEIIPWVEFKWVAFLMDSLVGFSSSWKAGNQYVLFDIPAHVNPEYEAPVSVISLTEESKVPVVRIGTPICFEDAFPKICGNFSKAGCELFINLTDDSWSRTASAEYQHFVIAALRSVEFRTPMVRSTNSGYSTVIDPAGRVLQDLPLFTPAAASCAVPVYEKTVTIYERFGNWLAYCCMIFVFLSLCFAAKDGTENNGTAH
- a CDS encoding energy-coupling factor ABC transporter ATP-binding protein; this translates as MQFSNASSAPKPSGAKLEVCKLSKYFYISSEGNDVKTVLDDISFTLEQSSCTVIGGANGSGKTVLMSIIAGLLKQSSGEVTISFSDGKKSDGKKKFAGIVFQDADSQILGETPLEDVMYGAVNCGLSKPEAKKAALEALGKVGLRDKAEHPARFLSGGEKRRLAVAGILVMDRPLIIFDEPYANLDYDGVKQVNSLIEFLKGQGKTLIILMHEIEKCLALADRFIVLFKGKKVFDGSPKEGIQKDLAAWGIKPPTPGTRVEDLIWK
- the surE gene encoding 5'/3'-nucleotidase SurE is translated as MLLLLTNDDGISGDGLSVLAKRLSFEHEVWVVAPDRNRSGVSQCVSMDRSLKLTKIKDRVYCYEGTPADCVILSAGSGGRLLSRVPDAVISGINQGANIGTDIVYSGTAAAARQAALAGIPGIALSLETHDENYYYDGLADFAAKNLELLISLCRPVSYAEEHDGNSVFVNVNALSSSAAYLGVKMTDISFRRYNDSIKIDEIDDETKICSAQGGKIHTSGRTYHDYEAVEKGFISVTRVYAEPKSAGIVDDISFSL
- a CDS encoding biotin transporter BioY, with the translated sequence MKKNFVIPVFIAAFAALIGAGAFIAIPAGATVVPIVMQNMFAVLSGCLLGGLNGGAAALLFVLAGTMGLPVFSGGRGGVAHILGPTGGFLIGYILAAAVSGLIAGKPKVLQKTSKVKYVLRLAAAAVSGFVVLYVPGVLWFMHTRNASFASTMAACVLPFILGDVIKCILTVLFSLKFRPVIARYLNSDERP
- a CDS encoding galactokinase; amino-acid sequence: MEFVNGAHKTEYGVLPDITVCAPGRFHLIGEHSWFFRDKTLSMAVNLPVYVAVSRREDSSLHFYFPQLNERKKTSLTSLKFKKEDRWANAVKAIIYGFVSGGATLQGLSFTIYSDILPSAGFGITTAIKIGTALAVNAVLSLSFSEPQLLQVIERGNKLFLNTGNFLADNFSALYSKKGTLLLTDHSKGRCENIPVDFNEHVVMLTDARVPRISTWDKDVMIEAGNALILGELKEKKINAHGGWSYSADTTEINETLSVVSEDMRRRLLCIMYEHNNVLLALDGIAKKNFGMFARAVNRSHESMRDLYEISCPEIDWILKRVGELEPNLEDVRNPVTCGRITGKGFGRCLYTIIRKDDVETFKKYLKDYERIFGFHPLTYPVLPADGAHIIKN